Proteins from one Caldisericota bacterium genomic window:
- the rpsC gene encoding 30S ribosomal protein S3 yields the protein IEQKVSYKRAIKQAIGRAMRSGVKGVKIQISGRLGGAEIARTEWYREGRVPLHTLKADIDYAELPALIKFGRIGVKVWVYKGDAKKVTFFTTER from the coding sequence AGATCGAACAAAAAGTTTCATATAAGCGGGCAATTAAACAAGCAATAGGTAGGGCAATGCGATCTGGAGTTAAAGGAGTGAAGATTCAAATATCTGGTAGACTTGGTGGAGCTGAAATTGCACGAACTGAATGGTATAGAGAAGGAAGAGTTCCTCTCCATACTCTAAAAGCTGATATTGATTATGCTGAACTGCCTGCTTTGATTAAATTCGGAAGAATTGGTGTAAAAGTTTGGGTGTATAAAGGTGATGCAAAGAAAGTTACTTTTTTTACTACTGAGAGATAA
- the rplP gene encoding 50S ribosomal protein L16 — MLMPERVKHRKQQRGRMRGKATRGNFVAFGDYGIQAMEPSYITSRQIEATRLVLIQAVRKTGKLWIRIFPDKPVTKKPAETRMGSGKGDIDHWVAVVKPGRILFEMTGIPEEEAQKLAKQVGFKLPIKVRLVKREEVI, encoded by the coding sequence ATGTTAATGCCCGAAAGAGTTAAACATAGAAAACAGCAGCGAGGTAGAATGCGAGGAAAAGCTACGCGTGGCAATTTTGTTGCATTTGGTGATTATGGAATACAAGCGATGGAACCTTCTTATATTACTTCCAGACAAATTGAAGCAACAAGACTTGTTTTGATACAGGCAGTAAGAAAAACAGGAAAGCTTTGGATAAGGATTTTTCCGGATAAACCTGTAACGAAGAAACCTGCAGAAACTAGAATGGGTAGCGGAAAAGGAGACATTGATCACTGGGTAGCTGTTGTAAAACCAGGAAGAATTCTCTTTGAGATGACAGGAATTCCCGAAGAAGAAGCCCAAAAACTTGCAAAGCAGGTTGGATTTAAACTTCCCATTAAAGTCAGACTTGTTAAGCGTGAGGAGGTTATTTAG
- the rpmC gene encoding 50S ribosomal protein L29 produces MKVEKIRDMTDVEIEEQLKSLRRELFNLRFQFATHQLNNPARIRLVRRDIARLLTIRRERELDKEEV; encoded by the coding sequence ATGAAAGTAGAGAAAATTAGAGATATGACTGATGTTGAAATAGAAGAGCAGTTAAAAAGTCTTCGAAGGGAGCTTTTTAATTTACGTTTTCAATTTGCTACCCATCAGCTAAATAATCCTGCACGTATAAGACTTGTGAGAAGGGATATAGCGAGACTTCTTACCATAAGAAGAGAACGAGAACTCGACAAAGAAGAGGTGTAA